One Fundulus heteroclitus isolate FHET01 unplaced genomic scaffold, MU-UCD_Fhet_4.1 scaffold_82, whole genome shotgun sequence DNA segment encodes these proteins:
- the oaz1b gene encoding LOW QUALITY PROTEIN: ornithine decarboxylase antizyme 1b (The sequence of the model RefSeq protein was modified relative to this genomic sequence to represent the inferred CDS: deleted 1 base in 1 codon), producing the protein MVKSNLQRILNSHCFAREKEGKQQPPTTMANLSSGICDMIENLSLHCSSTRGPGPLWCSDAPLPPLKIPGGRGNGTRDHAPSARPLYSDRKLTVTEEPAGNGRPRIIHFQSRPTATKTIQWDAVLSSSALYVEIPLDPLPEGSKESFAALLEYAEEHLKVVSVFFCFYKNRDDRAKLVRTFSFLGFEIVKPGHALVPPRPDVFFMAYNFDRDSSDDE; encoded by the exons ATGGTAAAATCCAACCTCCAGCGGATCCTAAACAGTCATTGCTTTGCTCGCgagaaagaaggaaaacagCAGCCCCCTACTACCATGGCGAATTTAAGTAGCGGTATCTGTGACATGATTGAGAA CTTGTCCCTGCACTGTAGTAGTACCCGCGGCCCGGGGCCTCTGTGGTGCTCC GATGCCCCTCTCCCACCCCTGAAGATCCCAGGTGGGCGAGGGAATGGCACACGGGATCACGCTCCTTCGGCTCGGCCGCTCTACTCA GACCGAAAATTAACAGTAACAGAAGAGCCTGCGGGGAATGGGCGCCCGAGGATAATCCACTTCCAAAGCCGTCCCACAGCCACAAAGACGATACAGTGGGATGCTGTCCTGAGCAGCAGTGCACTCTATGTGGAGATTCCTCTTGACCCTCTTCCAGAAGGCAGCAAGGAGAG TTTTGCGGCCCTCTTGGAGTATGCTGAAGAACATCTGAAAGTAGTTAGTGTGTTTTTCTGCTTCTACAAGAACAGAGACGATCGTG CTAAACTAGTGCGTACCTTCAGTTTCCTGGGCTTTGAGATTGTGAAACCGGGCCATGCCCTCGTCCCCCC